A genomic window from Sphingobacterium spiritivorum includes:
- a CDS encoding bifunctional riboflavin kinase/FAD synthetase, translating to MKIYRNLDDFEPLDCAVVTIGTFDGVHIGHQKILSHLKESAKKINGETVLLTFFPHPRLIINPDDDSLRLINDIEEKVCHLANAGIDHLILTPFTRDFSNQTPEEYISNVLIGKLGTKKIVIGYDHHFGKDRKGSLVDLEHFAEIFDYTVEQIPEQDINDVAVSSTRIRESLIKGNIDTANQYLGYPFELTGTVIRGDQIGRTIGFPTANLHVHEKHKLIPAYGIYAVEVEIFDKIEEVLTGRYTEKVPFRKAKGMGYIGTRPTVDGMTRNIEVSLFDFNEDIYGKTLKVKFLHFVRHDERFETIEIMKEQIQADKKYIIAYFAEQK from the coding sequence ATGAAAATATACAGAAATTTAGACGACTTTGAACCTTTGGATTGTGCTGTAGTGACCATTGGAACATTTGACGGCGTACATATAGGTCATCAAAAGATTTTGAGTCATCTGAAAGAATCTGCAAAGAAAATAAACGGAGAGACAGTCCTGTTAACTTTCTTTCCACACCCCCGTCTGATTATCAACCCGGATGATGACAGCCTCAGACTGATCAATGATATTGAAGAAAAGGTATGTCATCTGGCGAATGCCGGTATAGATCATCTGATCCTCACTCCCTTTACCCGCGACTTCTCCAATCAGACTCCTGAAGAATACATCAGCAATGTATTGATAGGAAAACTGGGAACAAAAAAAATAGTGATCGGATACGATCACCATTTCGGTAAAGACCGCAAAGGATCGCTAGTGGATCTGGAGCACTTCGCAGAAATCTTCGATTATACAGTAGAACAGATTCCTGAACAGGATATTAATGATGTAGCTGTATCTTCAACACGGATTCGTGAATCTCTGATCAAGGGGAATATCGATACTGCTAATCAGTATCTGGGTTACCCCTTCGAATTGACAGGAACAGTGATACGTGGAGACCAGATCGGTCGTACCATAGGATTTCCGACAGCCAACCTGCACGTGCATGAAAAGCACAAGCTGATTCCGGCTTATGGAATCTATGCTGTAGAGGTTGAAATATTCGACAAAATAGAAGAAGTGCTGACAGGCCGGTATACTGAGAAAGTTCCTTTCCGAAAAGCTAAAGGAATGGGATACATCGGTACCCGTCCTACTGTGGATGGTATGACCCGAAATATTGAGGTTTCTTTGTTCGACTTCAATGAAGACATCTACGGAAAAACATTAAAAGTAAAATTCCTTCATTTTGTAAGACACGATGAAAGATTTGAAACTATTGAAATTATGAAAGAACAGATCCAGGCAGATAAAAAGTATATCATAGCTTATTTTGCGGAGCAGAAATAA
- the truB gene encoding tRNA pseudouridine(55) synthase TruB — MQDPITENSQTFHFAEGQMLLIDKPLTWTSFDVVGKIRNTIKPLKLKVGHAGTLDPLATGLLIVCTGKMTKQIDSFQAEDKEYTGIITLGATTPSYDLETEIDQRFDISGITEEMIFDTARSFEGEISQFPPAHSAIKINGERVYEKARRGEEVELKSRKVTINSFAIEKIELPHVHFRISCSKGTYIRSIANDFGKLLNNGSHLSELRRTKSGNYHVDNAWNLENLIEVIKSQKI, encoded by the coding sequence ATGCAAGACCCTATTACTGAGAATTCCCAAACTTTCCATTTTGCTGAAGGGCAAATGTTATTGATTGACAAACCTCTGACCTGGACGAGTTTTGATGTGGTGGGAAAGATCCGAAATACAATCAAGCCCCTCAAATTAAAAGTCGGACATGCCGGGACTCTCGATCCGCTGGCAACGGGTCTCCTGATCGTGTGTACGGGAAAGATGACCAAACAGATTGACTCTTTCCAGGCTGAAGATAAAGAATATACCGGTATCATCACCTTAGGTGCCACTACCCCATCCTATGACCTGGAAACAGAGATCGACCAGCGTTTTGACATCAGTGGTATCACAGAAGAAATGATCTTTGATACAGCGCGTTCGTTTGAAGGTGAGATCAGCCAGTTTCCGCCTGCACATTCTGCGATTAAAATCAACGGCGAACGGGTTTATGAAAAGGCTCGTCGTGGCGAAGAGGTGGAGTTGAAATCCCGCAAAGTGACTATTAATAGTTTTGCCATCGAAAAAATAGAGCTTCCTCATGTACATTTTCGGATTTCATGTTCGAAAGGAACTTACATACGCTCTATAGCTAATGATTTTGGAAAATTACTAAACAATGGCTCTCATTTGAGTGAACTCCGTCGCACTAAAAGTGGTAATTACCACGTAGATAACGCCTGGAATCTCGAAAACCTGATTGAAGTGATAAAATCACAAAAAATTTAA
- a CDS encoding undecaprenyl-diphosphate phosphatase has translation MNLIEVIVLAIIEGLTEFLPVSSTGHMIIATALMGIEPTPFVKLFTIVIQLGTILSVLVLYYKRFFKSLTFYYKLVVAAIPASILGLLLNDYIDQWLESPLMVAVMLVIGGIILLFVDKWFNKPTTDDSDEISYAQAFKIGLYQCLALIPGTSRSASTIVGGMTQKLTRKAAAEFSFFLALPMMFGASAVKLLKFFKEGNTFTGEEINLLIIGNVVGFIVAIIAIKSFIGILTKYGFKAFGWYRIIIGMIIIIMLLTGHSLQII, from the coding sequence ATGAATTTAATTGAAGTAATCGTCCTGGCCATTATCGAAGGCCTGACCGAATTTTTGCCCGTTTCCTCAACCGGGCACATGATTATTGCAACGGCATTGATGGGCATTGAGCCGACACCGTTTGTCAAACTTTTCACTATCGTTATTCAACTGGGAACCATTCTATCTGTACTGGTTTTATATTACAAGCGCTTTTTCAAATCCCTGACCTTCTATTACAAACTTGTAGTAGCTGCTATTCCGGCATCTATACTGGGGCTGTTGCTGAATGATTATATTGATCAGTGGTTAGAAAGTCCCTTGATGGTTGCAGTAATGCTGGTTATCGGTGGTATTATCTTATTGTTTGTCGACAAATGGTTCAATAAACCGACTACAGATGATTCGGATGAGATATCGTATGCACAGGCATTCAAGATTGGACTTTACCAATGTCTGGCCTTAATACCCGGCACTTCACGCTCTGCAAGTACTATTGTAGGAGGTATGACACAAAAATTAACCCGCAAAGCAGCAGCAGAATTTTCTTTCTTTCTGGCTTTACCAATGATGTTTGGCGCATCGGCCGTTAAACTGTTGAAATTCTTTAAAGAAGGTAATACATTTACAGGAGAAGAGATCAATCTTCTCATTATTGGTAACGTTGTTGGTTTTATTGTGGCGATTATTGCGATTAAATCGTTTATCGGAATTCTGACTAAATACGGTTTTAAAGCTTTCGGTTGGTACAGAATTATTATCGGCATGATTATCATTATCATGTTATTGACAGGTCACAGCCTACAAATCATCTAA
- a CDS encoding DUF3098 domain-containing protein, with protein sequence MAQTNKTTKSSTAKAGNYKGGFVFGNINYQLFAASVAIVIIGFFLMSGTSDIYSFTKITLAPIVVVLGFAIGFVAILYRPKSKNV encoded by the coding sequence ATGGCTCAAACGAATAAAACAACAAAATCTTCTACTGCAAAAGCAGGGAATTATAAAGGAGGCTTTGTTTTTGGAAATATTAATTATCAGCTGTTTGCTGCGAGTGTAGCAATCGTTATTATTGGTTTCTTTCTGATGTCCGGAACCTCGGACATCTATAGTTTCACTAAAATTACATTAGCTCCCATTGTTGTTGTATTAGGATTCGCAATAGGTTTTGTAGCCATATTGTACAGACCTAAGAGCAAGAACGTATAA
- a CDS encoding cell division protein FtsX: MSGYELSTTKKKTKSVYVSTVISIALVLLMTGLLGLILVHARNLSKYVKENIVLNVIVNDATTEGDVLSMQKDIEKDPYVLRTEYISKELAAKNLKEDLGEDFVEFLGHNPLLPSIDVYLKEQYANTDSIETFIKKVSNNSKVKEVVYQESLIDMVNKNIKVISIVVLAFTVILLIIAVALINNTIRLAIYSQRFLIKSMQLIGATKNFIRKPYIIYGIVHGLLGALIAILLLLFTLQFSQKQIPELVFLRNWYEFGAIFLVVIVLGILISGLSTYFAVTKYLKAKSHSLYR, encoded by the coding sequence ATGTCAGGTTACGAGTTAAGCACGACCAAGAAAAAAACGAAATCAGTATATGTCTCTACCGTTATCAGTATTGCACTGGTGCTGTTGATGACCGGACTTTTAGGTCTTATTCTTGTTCATGCACGAAATCTTTCCAAATATGTAAAAGAAAATATAGTCCTCAATGTTATTGTGAATGACGCAACGACAGAGGGAGATGTACTTTCTATGCAAAAAGATATTGAAAAAGATCCTTACGTATTACGTACGGAATATATCAGTAAAGAACTGGCAGCGAAGAACCTGAAAGAGGATCTTGGCGAAGATTTCGTAGAATTTCTCGGACATAACCCTTTACTGCCTTCTATTGATGTATATCTGAAAGAACAATATGCCAATACGGACAGTATTGAGACTTTTATTAAAAAAGTATCCAACAACAGCAAAGTAAAAGAGGTCGTATATCAGGAATCCCTGATCGACATGGTCAATAAAAACATTAAAGTGATCAGTATCGTTGTACTTGCCTTTACTGTCATCCTGCTGATTATTGCTGTAGCGCTGATCAATAACACGATTCGTCTGGCGATCTATTCACAGCGTTTTCTGATAAAGAGTATGCAGCTTATCGGAGCTACTAAAAACTTTATCCGCAAGCCGTATATCATATACGGAATTGTTCACGGACTCTTGGGTGCACTGATTGCTATTCTCTTGCTCTTGTTCACTCTTCAGTTTTCGCAAAAACAAATTCCTGAATTGGTATTTCTGCGCAACTGGTATGAGTTTGGTGCGATTTTCCTTGTTGTTATTGTCTTAGGAATACTGATTTCAGGCTTAAGTACTTACTTTGCCGTTACCAAATATCTAAAAGCTAAATCACACAGTCTATACCGTTAA
- the leuS gene encoding leucine--tRNA ligase → MEYNHKALEKKWQRFWADHHTFRSADSHDKPKYYVLDMFPYPSGAGLHVGHPLGYIASDIFSRYKRSKGFNVLHPMGYDSFGLPAEQYAIQTGQHPAITTEANINRYREQMDNIGFSYDWSREIRTSEPDYYKWTQWIFMQLFNSWYNNELDKAVSIDTLVQHFVNVGSTGINAVCDEDILEFTADEWKGFDEEKQQRELLKYRIAYLRESTVNWCAALGTVLANDEVINGVSERGGYPVEQKKMMQWSMRITAYADRLLRGLDTIDWPEPLVEMQRNWIGKSVGASVRFPLPQLENYIEVFTTRVDTIFGVSFVVLAPEHELVAALTTPDQESEVKAYIDKTNKKSELDRMADTKTVSGAFTGSYAKHPITGQDVQIWIADYVLASYGTGAVMAVPSGDQRDYVFAKHFNLPVIPISDTQQIEEEADPNKNGRYINSDFINGMNYQEAVPALISKLEELKLGKAKINFRMRDAIFGRQRYWGEPVPVYFKNGLPYLIKEEELPLLLPEVDKYLPTETGEPPLGRAEDWKYEDQYEYELSTMPGWAGSSWYWFRYMDPQNEEAFASEEAVAYWKAVDLYIGGSEHATGHLLYSRFWNKFLKDIGYHNEEEPFKKLINQGMIQGRSNFVYRILDEEGRGTNQFVSYGLKEQYKTIALHVDVNIVVNDTLNLEKFRQFRPDFADAEFILENGKYLCGAEVEKMSKSKFNVVNPDDIIDTYGADTLRLYEMFLGPLEQAKPWNTNGIEGVYKFLKKVWRLFHNAEGSFYVSDETPVKAEYKALHKIIRKVEDDIERFSFNTSVSAFMICVNELTELKCNKRAILEQLIIVLQPYAPHIAEELWSLSGHEAGSISYAPYPVFNPEYLIESEFAYPVSVNGKMKLNLPLALDLEAKTVEEIVLANADVQKYLDGKPVKKVIFVKGKIINIVV, encoded by the coding sequence ATGGAGTACAATCATAAAGCATTAGAGAAGAAGTGGCAAAGATTTTGGGCTGATCATCATACCTTCAGATCGGCAGATTCACATGACAAACCCAAATATTATGTATTGGATATGTTTCCTTACCCTTCAGGAGCGGGTCTGCATGTAGGGCATCCGCTTGGATATATAGCCTCTGACATCTTTTCAAGATACAAGCGTTCAAAAGGTTTTAATGTTCTGCATCCTATGGGATATGATTCCTTCGGGCTTCCGGCAGAACAGTATGCGATTCAGACAGGACAACATCCGGCAATCACGACAGAGGCAAATATCAACCGCTACCGTGAACAAATGGACAACATCGGATTCTCCTATGACTGGAGCCGTGAGATTCGTACCTCAGAACCGGATTATTACAAATGGACACAGTGGATCTTTATGCAATTGTTTAACTCCTGGTATAACAATGAATTGGATAAAGCGGTGTCTATAGATACTTTAGTTCAGCATTTTGTAAATGTTGGATCCACAGGTATCAATGCGGTATGTGATGAAGATATTCTTGAATTTACAGCGGATGAATGGAAGGGATTTGATGAAGAGAAACAACAGCGTGAACTATTAAAATACCGCATCGCTTATCTGCGCGAAAGCACGGTTAACTGGTGTGCTGCCTTAGGAACGGTATTGGCCAATGATGAGGTGATCAATGGCGTTTCCGAGCGCGGAGGCTATCCGGTAGAACAGAAGAAAATGATGCAATGGTCTATGCGTATCACGGCATATGCTGACCGTCTGCTTCGCGGCCTGGATACCATAGACTGGCCTGAGCCTTTGGTGGAAATGCAACGCAACTGGATCGGTAAATCGGTGGGTGCTTCTGTCAGATTTCCGTTGCCACAGTTAGAGAATTATATTGAAGTCTTTACAACACGGGTAGACACTATTTTTGGTGTTTCTTTCGTTGTGTTGGCTCCTGAACATGAATTAGTAGCTGCTTTAACAACTCCTGATCAGGAATCGGAAGTAAAAGCATATATAGATAAGACAAATAAAAAATCTGAACTGGACCGTATGGCGGATACAAAGACCGTATCCGGCGCATTTACAGGTTCTTATGCCAAACATCCGATTACAGGACAAGATGTGCAAATCTGGATTGCTGATTACGTATTGGCCAGCTATGGTACCGGAGCTGTAATGGCTGTGCCATCAGGAGATCAGCGGGATTATGTATTTGCGAAGCACTTTAATCTTCCGGTTATTCCGATTTCAGATACACAGCAGATCGAAGAAGAAGCTGATCCGAATAAAAACGGACGCTATATCAATTCAGACTTTATTAACGGCATGAATTATCAGGAAGCTGTACCGGCTTTGATTTCCAAACTGGAAGAACTTAAACTTGGTAAAGCCAAGATTAATTTCCGCATGCGGGATGCTATATTTGGCCGTCAGCGCTATTGGGGTGAACCGGTACCGGTATATTTCAAAAACGGACTTCCTTATCTGATTAAAGAAGAAGAACTGCCCTTACTACTTCCTGAAGTAGATAAATATCTTCCAACTGAAACCGGCGAACCTCCTTTGGGAAGAGCCGAAGACTGGAAATATGAAGATCAATATGAGTATGAATTAAGTACAATGCCGGGTTGGGCAGGTTCCAGCTGGTACTGGTTCCGCTATATGGATCCGCAAAATGAAGAAGCCTTTGCCTCTGAAGAAGCTGTAGCGTACTGGAAAGCTGTAGATCTGTATATCGGAGGTTCAGAGCATGCGACAGGTCACTTGCTCTATTCCCGCTTCTGGAATAAATTCTTAAAGGATATAGGCTATCACAATGAAGAAGAGCCTTTCAAGAAGCTGATCAATCAGGGAATGATTCAGGGAAGATCCAATTTTGTATACCGTATTCTGGATGAAGAGGGAAGAGGTACTAACCAGTTTGTTTCATACGGCCTCAAAGAGCAGTATAAAACGATCGCCCTTCATGTGGATGTAAATATTGTGGTAAATGATACGCTGAATCTTGAAAAATTCAGACAATTCAGACCTGACTTTGCTGATGCAGAATTTATCCTTGAAAACGGAAAATATCTTTGCGGTGCAGAAGTAGAGAAAATGTCTAAATCCAAGTTTAACGTAGTGAACCCGGATGACATTATTGATACTTATGGTGCAGATACCCTTCGCTTGTATGAAATGTTCCTCGGACCGCTTGAACAAGCCAAACCATGGAATACAAATGGTATCGAAGGTGTATATAAATTCCTGAAAAAAGTATGGCGTCTGTTTCACAATGCAGAAGGAAGCTTCTATGTGTCGGATGAAACTCCTGTAAAAGCAGAATATAAAGCATTACACAAGATCATCCGCAAAGTAGAGGACGATATCGAACGTTTTTCATTTAATACATCGGTATCGGCATTTATGATCTGTGTGAATGAGCTTACGGAATTAAAATGTAATAAGCGTGCTATTCTGGAACAGTTAATTATCGTTTTACAACCATATGCACCACATATAGCAGAAGAACTGTGGTCGCTGTCAGGTCATGAAGCCGGCAGCATATCGTATGCTCCTTACCCCGTATTCAATCCGGAGTATCTTATAGAATCCGAATTTGCATATCCGGTATCGGTAAACGGGAAAATGAAACTTAATCTTCCTCTGGCACTGGATCTGGAGGCGAAAACTGTAGAAGAGATTGTGTTGGCTAATGCTGATGTACAGAAATATCTGGACGGTAAGCCTGTAAAGAAGGTCATCTTTGTAAAAGGAAAGATCATTAATATTGTCGTTTAA
- a CDS encoding S1 family peptidase, translated as MKTNMKLNFLVMITVIYTNLPQNVFAQSSQKSLVDDTSLTDKIEKQADLNLKNNEWKIENLRKSIANLKETDQVQFSLPKAETKKLTAEEIYDKRSKGTLIVSNYYNCGNCSKMHSSTSTGVVLNENGYCITNYHVLQGIIEETKESRSNDSLAFVATNDGNIYRISDILSYSKAADIAIFKIDTRGEKFSPIPIGTSAKTGAKVHAITHPDSRYYFYSEGVVARNIQLDALDSDKDRMEITADYAKGSSGGPILDSYGNLIGLVSTTQSIYYDQHEQKNLQMVIKSTIPVSAIKRLFKKEQVFN; from the coding sequence ATGAAAACAAACATGAAATTAAATTTTTTGGTAATGATAACAGTTATTTACACCAACCTTCCACAGAATGTATTCGCTCAAAGTAGCCAAAAATCTCTTGTTGATGACACATCTTTAACAGATAAAATTGAAAAACAAGCGGATTTAAATTTAAAAAATAACGAGTGGAAAATTGAAAACCTGAGAAAATCTATAGCAAATTTAAAGGAGACTGATCAGGTACAATTTTCACTACCTAAAGCCGAAACAAAAAAATTAACAGCAGAAGAGATTTATGACAAACGTTCAAAAGGCACTTTAATAGTTTCTAATTATTACAACTGCGGAAATTGCAGCAAAATGCACAGTTCTACCTCAACAGGTGTTGTATTAAATGAAAATGGATACTGTATCACCAATTATCACGTACTACAAGGTATTATTGAAGAAACTAAAGAATCCAGATCAAATGATAGCTTGGCATTTGTTGCAACTAATGATGGAAATATTTACAGGATATCTGACATTTTATCTTATTCTAAAGCAGCTGATATAGCCATATTTAAAATAGATACCAGAGGAGAAAAATTTTCACCAATCCCTATTGGTACATCTGCAAAAACCGGAGCAAAGGTACACGCTATTACTCATCCGGATAGCCGCTATTACTTCTATAGTGAAGGAGTAGTTGCCAGAAATATACAACTGGATGCATTAGACTCTGATAAAGATAGAATGGAAATTACAGCAGATTATGCAAAAGGATCAAGCGGCGGACCAATACTCGATTCCTATGGTAATCTAATAGGCTTGGTGAGCACCACACAATCTATTTATTATGATCAGCATGAACAAAAAAATCTGCAAATGGTAATCAAAAGTACAATACCTGTGAGTGCTATCAAAAGACTGTTTAAAAAAGAGCAGGTATTTAATTAA